One Penaeus monodon isolate SGIC_2016 chromosome 34, NSTDA_Pmon_1, whole genome shotgun sequence DNA segment encodes these proteins:
- the LOC119594815 gene encoding pseudouridine kinase-like, translating into MTHRGNIRQSYGGVGRNLGDALARLGCRPLLISAVGDDTHARALTAHNPKLELGGLARVRGASTAVYCVVLDQAGEALFGVGDMTVHDRGGAVLTWAGVTRSCTVMSPTPKSASPAWSSTTQYNGGARTAHARQPSEFLWPKGNKAKLYNSRHFSP; encoded by the exons ATGACGCACCGCGGCAACATCCGGCAGAGCTACGGCGGCGTCGGCAGGAACCTCGGTGACGCCCTCGCCCGCCTCGGTTGCCGCCCGTTGCTCATCTCGGCCGTGGGCGACGACACGCACGCCCGCGCACTCACCGCCCACAACCCGAAGCTA GAACTCGGAGGGCTGGCGCGCGTGCGCGGTGCGAGCACCGCCGTTTACTGCGTGGTGCTCGACCAGGCCGGCGAGGCGCTCTTCGGCGTCGGGGACATGACCGTGCACGACCGA GGCGGCGCAGTACTCACGTGGGCGGGTGTGACTCGGTCGTGCACGGTCATGTCCCCGACGCCGAAGAGCGCCTCGCCGGCCTGGTCGAGCACCACGCAGTATAACGGCGGTGCTCGCACCGCGCACGCGCGCCAGCCCTCCGAGTTCCTGTGGCCAAAAGGCAATAAAGCAAAGCTATATAATTCTCGCCATTTCTCTCCATAG